One Hevea brasiliensis isolate MT/VB/25A 57/8 chromosome 5, ASM3005281v1, whole genome shotgun sequence genomic region harbors:
- the LOC110655747 gene encoding transcription factor IIIB 60 kDa subunit isoform X2, with protein sequence MGENLAIVDQAMVYYRIAVERNFTKGRRTEQVQAACLYIACRENRKPYLLIDFSNYLKINIYVLGAVFLQLCKVLNLTEHPICQKLLDPSIFIHKYTASLAGGKNKDISDAALTIIASMNRDWMQTGRRPSGLWGAALYISALSHGLNCSKSDILKLVHVCEATLSKRLVEFESTESGSLTIEELNAKAEELKESSTDQSDIMLKTSSSKELLCHHKGTSRLPYAYGLCNECYAYFIGFEGGSDPPAFQRAERQRKENSSAMNKTDDSNVFEELNSQHMGRDERVQSTEPESVGVAAQNMPADDGGCDQFSGDDDTCSKARDESDNFSDIDDAEVDGYLHNEEEVQYKKIIWEEMNREYLEEQAAKEAAAAAAKEAWEANFKNCPEDMQAAKKLEAAVAAAVAKSKKERQQKRAAEARNSAPAQSASEAARQMLTKKRLSSKINYDALEKLFDEPGSKDPKKPRTESYSDDDNKFPNTDDKNDDLGPENENEDGKDAEAYDYNDDHYKENMEEAYGYDYNENDDYGVY encoded by the exons ATGGGTGAAAATCTTGCCATAGTTGACCAAGCTATGGTGTATTATCGA ATAGCAGTTGAGCGAAATTTCACTAAAGGACGTAGAACAGAGCAAGTACAAGCTGCTTGTCTTTACATTGCATGTCG GGAGAATAGAAAGCCGTATCTTCTTATTGATTTTTCGAATTACTTGAAGATCAATAT TTATGTGCTGGGTGCTGTATTTTTACAGCTCTGCAAAGTTTTGAATCTTACAGAACATCCCATTTGCCAGAAACTTCTTGATCCATCCATTTTTATTCATAAATATACAGCTA GTTTAGCAGGAGGAAAAAATAAGGATATTTCTGATGCTGCACTGACCATCATAGCTAGCATGAATCGTGATTGGATGCAG ACAGGGAGGAGGCCCAGTGGGTTATGGGGTGCGGCATTATATATATCTGCACTTTCACATGGACTCAACTGTTCTAAATCAGACATC TTGAAATTGGTGCATGTTTGTGAAGCAACACTCTCAAAACGATTGGTAGAATTTGAGAGTACAGAGTCTGGCAGCTTAACG ATTGAGGAACTGAATGCAAAGGCAGAAGAGCTTAAAGAAAGTTCAACAGATCAATCAGATATTATGTTGAAGACATCAAGCTCAAAAGAGTTGCTTTGTCATCACAAGGGTACTAGTAGACTTCCTTATGCCTATGGTCTTTGTAACGAGTGTTATGCGTAT TTCATAGGATTTGAGGGTGGATCGGATCCTCCAGCTTTCCAGCGTGCTGAgcggcaaaggaaggaaaattcTTCTGCTATGAATAAGACTGATGACTCAAATGTG TTTGAGGAGTTGAACAGTCAGCATATGGGCAGAGATGAAAGAGTGCAGTCTACTGAGCCAGAAAGTGTTG GGGTAGCTGCTCAGAATATGCCTGCTGATGATGGTGGTTGTGATCAATTTAGTGGAGATGACGATACATGTTCTAAAGCTCGCGATGAATCAGACAACTTTTCTGATATTGATGATGCTGAG GTTGATGGCTACCTTCACAATGAGGAGGAGGTGCAGTACAAAAAAATCATTTGGGAAGAAATGAATAGGGAGTATCTTGAG GAACAGGCAGCTAAGGAGGCAGCTGCTGCAGCTGCTAAGGAAGCTTGGGAGGCAAATTTCAAGAACTGTCCAGAGGACATGCAAGCTGCAAAGAAGCTTGAAGCTGCTGTTGCAGCAGCTGTAGCAAAATCGAAAAAG GAAAGGCAACAAAAACGAGCTGCAGAAGCAAGAAACTCAGCTCCTGCACAATCTGCTTCAGAAGCTGCCCGCCAAATGCTGACAAAGAAG AGACTCAGTTCAAAAATCAACTATGATGCCTTGGAGAAACTCTTTGATGAACCT GGCTCTAAGGATCCCAAGAAACCAAGGACTGAATCATATTCTGATGATGACAACAAGTTTCCAAATACAGATGACAAAAATGATGACTTGGGGCCAGAAAATGAAAATGAGGACGGGAAGGATGCTGAAGCATATGATTACAATGATGATCATTATAAAGAAAATATGGAAGAAGCATATGGTTATGACTACAATGAAAATGATGATTATGGTGTTTATTAG
- the LOC110655746 gene encoding beta-glucuronosyltransferase GlcAT14A, with the protein MGIKIFVILFMATSMFFYLLYIPAKLTIPISRFTPVINLNMLKEHKPYPVTFAYLISASRGDTKKLMRVIKALYHPGNYYLIHVDADAPEVEHRAITEFVSSDPVFSLVGNVWIVGKSNLVTYRGPTMLATTLHAMAILLRTCKWDWFINLSASDYPLVTQDDLIDAFSGLPRDLNFIQHSSHLGWKLNKRAKPIIIDPGLYKLNKSEIWWVIKQRSLPTAFKLYTGSAWTILSRSFAEYCIVGWDNLPRTLLLYYTNFVSSPEGYFQTLVCNSEDYKNTTANHDLHYITWDTPPKQHPRNLGLKDYRRMILSSRPFARKFKKNDPVLDKIDRELLKRKNGQFTYGGWCLGSGKSHKACLGLQNENYGVLKPGSGSRRLRSLLTKLVSANNFTKRQCR; encoded by the exons ATGGGTATCAAAATTTTTGTCATCCTATTCATGGCAACCTCAATGTTCTTCTACCTATTGTACATCCCCGCAAAACTAACCATACCCATTTCCAGATTCACCCCAGTCATCAACTTAAATATGCTGAAAGAACACAAACCTTACCCGGTAACCTTTGCTTACTTAATTTCTGCTTCTAGAGGTGATACCAAGAAGCTAATGAGGGTTATAAAGGCACTTTATCATCCAGGGAATTATTATCTGATTCATGTGGACGCTGATGCACCAGAGGTGGAGCACAGAGCAATAACAGAATTTGTGTCCAGTGACCCAGTTTTTAGCCTTGTAGGCAATGTTTGGATTGTTGGGAAATCAAATTTGGTGACTTATAGAGGCCCAACTATGCTTGCTACTACTCTCCATGCAATGGCTATATTGTTGAGGACTTGCAAATGGGACTGGTTTATTAATCTTAGTGCCTCTGATTATCCTTTGGTGACCCAAGATG ATCTAATTGATGCCTTCTCTGGCTTACCAAGAGATCTCAACTTCATACAGCATAGCAGTCACTTGGGCTGGAAAct GAATAAGAGAGCCAAACCAATCATAATAGATCCAGGGCTTTACAAACTCAACAAATCAGAAATTTGGTGGGTTATCAAGCAGAGGAGTCTCCCAACTGCCTTCAAGCTCTATACAG GTTCAGCTTGGACAATATTGTCAAGATCTTTTGCAGAGTATTGCATTGTGGGTTGGGACAACTTGCCAAGAACTCTCCTCCTCTACTATACCAACTTCGTATCCTCACCAGAAGGCTACTTCCAAACACTTGTATGCAACTCTGAAGACTATAAAAACACTACAGCAAACCATGATCTTCACTACATCACTTGGGATACACCTCCTAAGCAGCACCCAAGGAACCTGGGGCTTAAAGATTATAGAAGAATGATCCTGAGCAGTCGTCCATTTGCCAGAAAGTTCAAGAAAAATGACCCAGTTCTCGACAAGATTGATCGTGAGCTTCTTAAGAGGAAAAATGGACAGTTTACATATGGGGGTTGGTGTTTGGGAAGTGGGAAGAGCCACAAGGCATGTTTAGGCTTACAAAATGAGAACTACGGTGTTTTGAAGCCCGGATCAGGGTCAAGAAGATTGCGGAGTCTGCTTACAAAACTTGTTTCAGCAAACAATTTCACTAAGCGGCAATGTAGATGA
- the LOC110655749 gene encoding uncharacterized protein LOC110655749 isoform X2 produces the protein MLTVHRFALLSHLSSINNLSSLYFSCLLIISFINSNMVHKGFLSVRLLLLFLGFSFVLSSLAVPSTRSLKSTEENPSSVQDFLTQDAMDLNLVEEQVLDLGEGYINGRMDLESTDYPGTGANNHHDPKTPGRA, from the exons ATGCTCACAGTTCACAGATTTGCTTTGCTTTCACATCTTTCATCTATTAATAATCTATCATCTTTATATTTTTCTTGTCTTCTTATCATCTCATTCATCAATTCAAACATGGTGCACAAGGGTTTTCTTTCTGTCAGACTTCTGCTGCTCTTTCTGGGTttctcttttgtgctctcttctCTTGCTGTTCCTTCAACTA GAAGCCTCAAATCAACTGAAGAAAACCCATCATCAGTTCAAGATTTTCTCACTCAG GATGCAATGGACTTGAATCTTGTAGAGGAACAAGTTCTTGATTTGGGAGAAGGGTATATTAATGGAAGGATGGATTTGGAAAGCACAGATTATCCAGGAACTGGAGCAAACAATCACCATGATCCAAAAACTCCAGGAAGAGCTTAA
- the LOC110655744 gene encoding multiple C2 domain and transmembrane region protein 14 — translation MSETCTRKLIVEVCNAKNLMPKDGQGTASAYAIVDFDGQRRRTKTKFRDLNPEWDEKLEFLVHDTDSMPSEILEINLYNDKKTGKRSTFLGKVKIAGSGFVKAGSETLVYYPLEKRSVFSQIKGEIGLKVYYIDEDPPAAPAEQKPEATAPAAAEEKPPEDAAKPEGEKKEEKAEENKEEKKEEPKAEPSTEAKKEEEKPNPPQEEKESKKPEEASPAPPAAAVEVDNPPSAHSEEKTSKQQKDKPTDTGKSSDFTINDLELRSLASDRSRSAYDLVDRMAFLYVRVVKAKRASSESNPAMYAKLAIGTHSIKTKSQNDKDWDQVFAFDKEGLNSTSLEVSVWAEEKKENEEKTESCLGTVSFDLQEVPKRVPPDSPLAPQWYSLESEKSLGNDVMLAVWVGTQADEAFQEAWQSDSGGLIPETRAKVYLSPKLWYLRLTVIQTQDLQPALASEPKARSPELYVKAQLGAQVFKTGRTSVGSSSSSSANPTWNEDLVFVAAEPFEPFLVVTMEDVTNGQSVGHAKIPMAGIERRTDDRTEPKSRWFNLIGDENRPYTGRIHVRVCLEGGYHVLDEAAHVTSDVRAAAKQLAKAPIGLLEVGIRGATNLLPVKTKDGTRGTTDAYVVAKYGPKWVRTRTILDRFNPRWNEQYTWDVYDPCTVLTIGVFDNGRYKRDEPGKDIRVGKIRIRLSTLDTNRVYLNSYSLTVLLPGGAKKIGEIEIAVRFSCSSWLSLMQEYATPMLPRMHYVRPLGPAQQDILRHTAMRIVTARLARSEPPLGQEVVQFMLDSDTHMWSMRRSKANWFRVVGCLTHAATLARWLDGIRTWVHPPTTILVHVLLVAVVLCPHLLLPTVFMYAFLILALRFRYRPRVPHNMDPRLSYVDAVGQDELDEEFDGFPTTRSSDVVRIRYDRLRALSGRAQTLLGDLAAQGERLEALCSWRDPRATGIFMVFCLLASLVFYAVPFKVFVLGSGFYYLRHPRFRDDMPSIPVNFFRRLPSLSDQIL, via the coding sequence ATGTCGGAAACTTGCACAAGGAAGCTTATCGTTGAAGTCTGCAATGCAAAGAATCTGATGCCGAAAGATGGCCAAGGCACAGCCAGTGCTTATGCTATTGTAGACTTTGACGGACAGCGGCGGAGGACCAAGACCAAGTTCAGAGATCTGAATCCAGAGTGGGATGAAAAGCTTGAATTTCTAGTCCATGACACTGACTCCATGCCCTCCGAGATCTTAGAGATCAATCTTTATAATGATAAGAAGACTGGAAAACGAAGTACTTTTCTTGGTAAAGTAAAGATCGCTGGGAGTGGATTTGTTAAAGCTGGATCGGAAACTCTGGTTTACTATCCGTTGGAGAAAAGAAGCGTGTTTTCACAGATTAAAGGAGAAATTGGGTTGAAAGTTTATTATATTGATGAGGATCCACCGGCAGCCCCAGCGGAGCAAAAGCCAGAAGCAACAGCTCCGGCTGCAGCGGAGGAGAAGCCACCTGAGGATGCTGCAAAACCAGAAGGGGAGAAGAAGGAAGAGAAAGCTGAAGAGAATAAAGAGGAGAAAAAGGAAGAGCCAAAGGCAGAGCCGTCTACTGAAGCTAAAAAAGAGGAGGAGAAGCCAAATCCACCGCAGGAGGAAAAAGAATCAAAAAAACCTGAGGAAGCTTCCCCAGCGCCTCCAGCAGCAGCTGTTGAGGTGGATAATCCACCATCGGCCCACAGTGAGGAAAAGACATCAAAGCAGCAAAAGGATAAGCCAACAGACACCGGAAAAAGTTCCGATTTCACAATCAACGACCTTGAACTCCGGTCATTAGCTAGCGATCGCAGCCGCAGTGCATACGATCTGGTAGATCGCATGGCATTTCTATATGTCCGCGTTGTAAAGGCCAAAAGAGCAAGCTCTGAATCTAATCCTGCAATGTATGCAAAGCTTGCGATCGGTACACACAGCATCAAAACAAAGAGCCAGAATGACAAAGATTGGGACCAAGTTTTTGCGTTTGACAAGGAGGGACTGAACTCAACTTCTCTGGAGGTTTCAGTGTGGGCAGAGGAGAAGAAAGAGAACGAGGAGAAAACAGAGAGTTGTTTGGGTACGGTATCGTTCGATTTGCAGGAGGTACCAAAGAGAGTACCACCCGATAGTCCTCTGGCTCCTCAATGGTACAGTTTGGAATCAGAGAAGTCGCTGGGAAATGACGTCATGCTGGCCGTTTGGGTCGGGACTCAGGCCGATGAGGCATTTCAGGAGGCTTGGCAGTCGGACTCGGGCGGGCTGATACCCGAGACACGAGCCAAGGTGTACTTGTCACCAAAGCTTTGGTATTTGAGATTAACGGTAATCCAAACCCAGGATTTGCAGCCAGCTTTGGCTTCCGAACCTAAGGCTAGGAGTCCAGAGCTGTATGTTAAGGCTCAGCTTGGCGCACAGGTTTTCAAAACGGGAAGGACTTCAGTTGGGTCTTCCTCCTCTAGCTCGGCTAATCCCACTTGGAACGAGGATTTAGTTTTTGTGGCGGCTGAGCCGTTTGAACCGTTTTTAGTGGTGACAATGGAAGATGTGACCAATGGGCAGTCTGTGGGCCATGCTAAAATACCTATGGCAGGCATAGAGCGGCGGACGGATGATCGTACGGAGCCCAAATCAAGATGGTTCAATTTGATTGGCGATGAGAACAGGCCGTACACGGGGAGGATACACGTGAGAGTATGTTTGGAGGGTGGCTATCACGTGCTAGATGAGGCAGCACATGTTACTAGCGATGTTAGAGCTGCAGCAAAGCAATTAGCCAAAGCTCCCATAGGGCTGTTAGAGGTTGGGATCCGAGGGGCCACGAATCTGCTTCCGGTGAAAACCAAGGATGGTACACGTGGGACTACTGACGCTTATGTTGTGGCTAAGTATGGGCCCAAGTGGGTTCGGACCCGCACGATCCTTGATCGATTTAATCCACGGTGGAATGAGCAGTACACATGGGACGTATATGATCCATGCACTGTGCTTACTATTGGCGTGTTTGATAATGGAAGGTATAAGCGGGATGAGCCAGGAAAAGATATCAGAGTTGGGAAAATACGTATACGCTTATCAACGCTTGATACAAATCGGGTGTACCTAAATTCTTATTCGCTTACCGTATTGTTACCTGGTGGGGCCAAGAAAATTGGAGAGATTGAGATAGCCGTTAGATTTTCATGCTCATCATGGCTCAGTTTAATGCAAGAGTACGCAACTCCAATGCTTCCCAGAATGCACTATGTGCGCCCTTTGGGTCCTGCTCAACAAGACATATTGCGCCACACGGCTATGCGTATAGTCACGGCTCGGCTAGCCAGGTCTGAGCCGCCATTAGGTCAAGAAGTGGTTCAGTTTATGCTGGATAGCGACACCCACATGTGGAGCATGAGGAGAAGCAAGGCAAACTGGTTCAGAGTGGTTGGGTGCCTCACACATGCGGCTACTTTGGCGCGTTGGTTGGATGGGATTCGCACGTGGGTACACCCACCCACCACTATTCTAGTCCATGTGTTACTTGTGGCTGTCGTTTTATGTCCACATCTACTGCTCCCCACCGTATTCATGTACGCCTTCTTGATTTTAGCACTGAGGTTTCGATATCGCCCAAGGGTCCCACACAACATGGACCCAAGGCTTTCCTATGTGGATGCTGTGGGCCAGGATGAGCTCGATGAAGAGTTTGATGGATTTCCTACCACACGATCATCTGACGTGGTTCGTATTCGATACGATAGGCTGCGGGCTTTATCTGGGCGGGCACAGACACTTTTAGGTGATTTGGCAGCCCAAGGAGAGCGTTTAGAGGCGTTGTGTAGTTGGAGGGATCCAAGGGCTACTGGGATTTTTATGGTGTTTTGCTTGCTAGCTTCGTTGGTATTTTACGCGGTGCCGTTTAAGGTTTTTGTGCTAGGGTCAGGGTTCTACTATCTCCGCCACCCAAGGTTCCGTGACGACATGCCGTCTATTCCTGTCAACTTTTTCCGGCGACTACCGTCGCTATCAGATCAAATTCTGTAG
- the LOC110655749 gene encoding uncharacterized protein LOC110655749 isoform X1, whose amino-acid sequence MLTVHRFALLSHLSSINNLSSLYFSCLLIISFINSNMVHKGFLSVRLLLLFLGFSFVLSSLAVPSTRSLKSTEENPSSVQDFLTQRNKFLIWEKGILMEGWIWKAQIIQELEQTITMIQKLQEELKEFIHVQIKTSKQEERGRRSCGFGFAFYALY is encoded by the exons ATGCTCACAGTTCACAGATTTGCTTTGCTTTCACATCTTTCATCTATTAATAATCTATCATCTTTATATTTTTCTTGTCTTCTTATCATCTCATTCATCAATTCAAACATGGTGCACAAGGGTTTTCTTTCTGTCAGACTTCTGCTGCTCTTTCTGGGTttctcttttgtgctctcttctCTTGCTGTTCCTTCAACTA GAAGCCTCAAATCAACTGAAGAAAACCCATCATCAGTTCAAGATTTTCTCACTCAG AGGAACAAGTTCTTGATTTGGGAGAAGGGTATATTAATGGAAGGATGGATTTGGAAAGCACAGATTATCCAGGAACTGGAGCAAACAATCACCATGATCCAAAAACTCCAGGAAGAGCTTAAAGAATTTATCCATGTGCAGATCAAGACTTCAAAAcaagaagaaagaggaagaagaagctgTGGATTTGGGTTTGCTTTTTAtgcattatattaa
- the LOC110655747 gene encoding transcription factor IIIB 60 kDa subunit isoform X1, which translates to MVFCKACARDVPGIRDGDGLLSCSRCGKVLKFDNYSTEATFVKNASGQSQLAGKLVRSIESENFSRQRLYDKAYDDLTNIKNGLGMGENLAIVDQAMVYYRIAVERNFTKGRRTEQVQAACLYIACRENRKPYLLIDFSNYLKINIYVLGAVFLQLCKVLNLTEHPICQKLLDPSIFIHKYTASLAGGKNKDISDAALTIIASMNRDWMQTGRRPSGLWGAALYISALSHGLNCSKSDILKLVHVCEATLSKRLVEFESTESGSLTIEELNAKAEELKESSTDQSDIMLKTSSSKELLCHHKGTSRLPYAYGLCNECYAYFIGFEGGSDPPAFQRAERQRKENSSAMNKTDDSNVFEELNSQHMGRDERVQSTEPESVGVAAQNMPADDGGCDQFSGDDDTCSKARDESDNFSDIDDAEVDGYLHNEEEVQYKKIIWEEMNREYLEEQAAKEAAAAAAKEAWEANFKNCPEDMQAAKKLEAAVAAAVAKSKKERQQKRAAEARNSAPAQSASEAARQMLTKKRLSSKINYDALEKLFDEPGSKDPKKPRTESYSDDDNKFPNTDDKNDDLGPENENEDGKDAEAYDYNDDHYKENMEEAYGYDYNENDDYGVY; encoded by the exons ATGGTGTTTTGTAAAGCCTGTGCAAGAGATGTTCCTGGAATTCGTGATGGTGATGGGCTTTT ATCCTGTAGCAGGTGTGGTAAAGTTCTTAAATTTGATAATTATTCAACTGAAGCCACATTTGTGAAAAATGCGTCAGGGCAG AGCCAATTGGCAGGAAAATTAGTGAGGAGTATTGAAAGTGAAAATTTTTCAAGGCAAAGGTTATATGATAAAG CTTATGATGATTTGACAAATATAAAAAATGGCTTGGGCATGGGTGAAAATCTTGCCATAGTTGACCAAGCTATGGTGTATTATCGA ATAGCAGTTGAGCGAAATTTCACTAAAGGACGTAGAACAGAGCAAGTACAAGCTGCTTGTCTTTACATTGCATGTCG GGAGAATAGAAAGCCGTATCTTCTTATTGATTTTTCGAATTACTTGAAGATCAATAT TTATGTGCTGGGTGCTGTATTTTTACAGCTCTGCAAAGTTTTGAATCTTACAGAACATCCCATTTGCCAGAAACTTCTTGATCCATCCATTTTTATTCATAAATATACAGCTA GTTTAGCAGGAGGAAAAAATAAGGATATTTCTGATGCTGCACTGACCATCATAGCTAGCATGAATCGTGATTGGATGCAG ACAGGGAGGAGGCCCAGTGGGTTATGGGGTGCGGCATTATATATATCTGCACTTTCACATGGACTCAACTGTTCTAAATCAGACATC TTGAAATTGGTGCATGTTTGTGAAGCAACACTCTCAAAACGATTGGTAGAATTTGAGAGTACAGAGTCTGGCAGCTTAACG ATTGAGGAACTGAATGCAAAGGCAGAAGAGCTTAAAGAAAGTTCAACAGATCAATCAGATATTATGTTGAAGACATCAAGCTCAAAAGAGTTGCTTTGTCATCACAAGGGTACTAGTAGACTTCCTTATGCCTATGGTCTTTGTAACGAGTGTTATGCGTAT TTCATAGGATTTGAGGGTGGATCGGATCCTCCAGCTTTCCAGCGTGCTGAgcggcaaaggaaggaaaattcTTCTGCTATGAATAAGACTGATGACTCAAATGTG TTTGAGGAGTTGAACAGTCAGCATATGGGCAGAGATGAAAGAGTGCAGTCTACTGAGCCAGAAAGTGTTG GGGTAGCTGCTCAGAATATGCCTGCTGATGATGGTGGTTGTGATCAATTTAGTGGAGATGACGATACATGTTCTAAAGCTCGCGATGAATCAGACAACTTTTCTGATATTGATGATGCTGAG GTTGATGGCTACCTTCACAATGAGGAGGAGGTGCAGTACAAAAAAATCATTTGGGAAGAAATGAATAGGGAGTATCTTGAG GAACAGGCAGCTAAGGAGGCAGCTGCTGCAGCTGCTAAGGAAGCTTGGGAGGCAAATTTCAAGAACTGTCCAGAGGACATGCAAGCTGCAAAGAAGCTTGAAGCTGCTGTTGCAGCAGCTGTAGCAAAATCGAAAAAG GAAAGGCAACAAAAACGAGCTGCAGAAGCAAGAAACTCAGCTCCTGCACAATCTGCTTCAGAAGCTGCCCGCCAAATGCTGACAAAGAAG AGACTCAGTTCAAAAATCAACTATGATGCCTTGGAGAAACTCTTTGATGAACCT GGCTCTAAGGATCCCAAGAAACCAAGGACTGAATCATATTCTGATGATGACAACAAGTTTCCAAATACAGATGACAAAAATGATGACTTGGGGCCAGAAAATGAAAATGAGGACGGGAAGGATGCTGAAGCATATGATTACAATGATGATCATTATAAAGAAAATATGGAAGAAGCATATGGTTATGACTACAATGAAAATGATGATTATGGTGTTTATTAG